A genomic region of Pontibaca methylaminivorans contains the following coding sequences:
- the iscR gene encoding Fe-S cluster assembly transcriptional regulator IscR, with product MKLSTKGRYAMVALADLALQPEGSLVTLGEIAQRQNVSLPYLEQLFVKLRRADLVTSVRGPGGGYRLARPSTEIRVVEVLTAVDETVDAMHRGAGVSGGSSGSRAQSLTNRLWEGLSAHVYVYLHQARLSDVVGNQLAPCPAVPHLFAVVDDE from the coding sequence ATGAAACTGTCGACGAAAGGGCGCTATGCCATGGTCGCGCTCGCGGATCTTGCGCTGCAGCCGGAGGGGAGCCTCGTGACGCTTGGCGAGATCGCACAGCGGCAGAATGTGTCGCTGCCCTATCTCGAGCAGCTGTTCGTCAAGCTGCGCCGGGCTGACCTCGTGACATCGGTGCGCGGCCCCGGCGGGGGCTATCGCCTGGCGCGGCCCTCGACCGAGATCCGCGTGGTCGAGGTGCTGACCGCGGTGGACGAGACCGTGGATGCGATGCACCGTGGCGCGGGCGTCTCGGGGGGCTCCTCGGGGAGCCGGGCGCAGTCGCTGACCAACCGTCTGTGGGAAGGGCTGAGCGCCCATGTCTATGTCTACCTGCACCAGGCGCGCCTGTCCGACGTGGTGGGCAACCAATTGGCGCCCTGTCCGGCGGTGCCGCACCTGTTCGCGGTGGTGGACGATGAGTGA